The following proteins come from a genomic window of Citrobacter europaeus:
- a CDS encoding metallophosphoesterase, whose protein sequence is MNTDTLILRFRDLVTESGGTIAEHLKIIKEHGYVYWGWWAKPGEQVPSYFMDISKELRETTKNIYLFDSGTGKLYAAILNEMIFSGVDIKCPDTNFTPSYYTSRSCSAWLKLIDITEVDDKKIYETLNCLSYSETNSQMFLDGTSFSDFEGKQVSSLRELQYQERTLWFVNDFIKGKHDTHEILLKNANVSIPRVFHEKHIVSKSGIFHWLSDLHFDDANKFHQFTGFNKRTLQTLLDEYFQDEIESLIVSGDITWKATEQEFNIALEFYRNLCANSSLTFDSIGICPGNHDVSFSEGLSHDTLSALQKLHENMHQKKEEIPLDNNGDGGKDIEIKKEDNVNKLSGEEWDLLVSTELGEDSKNNYRQHFKNIYNIEPNKYLSMGRKYLVKNQRSVEICYLNSNLLQQHRLAFQGQGFIGIEQLKDAEEKMGWKGVPKMMGTVRLVVLHHNLFAVNYFSTPTMGMPGGIVYDAEAVVQWCFKNRVNVILHGHTHERSMTKLTRKCEGGGEYSVWVVGLGSTGVVSSHLVNSKYNEMATFDFNHEEIKLNIYHVSESEITFDKEIILD, encoded by the coding sequence ATGAATACCGATACCTTAATTTTAAGGTTCCGTGATTTGGTAACAGAGAGTGGTGGTACAATTGCCGAGCACTTAAAAATCATCAAAGAACATGGTTATGTTTATTGGGGATGGTGGGCTAAACCTGGTGAACAAGTTCCTTCATATTTTATGGATATATCAAAAGAGCTGAGGGAGACAACAAAGAATATATATCTTTTTGACTCTGGAACAGGGAAGTTATACGCGGCGATCTTAAATGAAATGATTTTCAGTGGCGTTGATATAAAGTGTCCGGACACTAATTTTACGCCTAGTTACTATACAAGTCGTTCATGTTCTGCTTGGTTGAAGTTGATAGATATCACCGAAGTAGATGATAAAAAAATATATGAAACTCTTAATTGTTTGTCGTATTCAGAAACGAACTCTCAAATGTTTTTAGATGGTACTAGTTTTTCAGACTTTGAAGGGAAGCAAGTATCAAGCCTAAGGGAGTTACAGTATCAGGAACGAACGCTTTGGTTTGTTAATGATTTTATTAAAGGCAAGCATGATACGCATGAGATTCTATTAAAAAATGCAAATGTTAGTATTCCTCGGGTTTTTCATGAGAAACATATTGTTTCAAAGTCAGGTATATTTCATTGGCTGTCGGATTTGCATTTTGATGATGCCAATAAGTTTCATCAATTTACTGGTTTTAATAAGCGCACCTTGCAAACACTATTAGATGAATATTTCCAAGATGAAATTGAGTCGTTGATTGTATCTGGTGACATTACTTGGAAGGCAACGGAGCAGGAATTTAATATCGCTCTGGAATTTTATAGAAATCTGTGCGCTAACAGTTCTTTAACTTTTGACTCGATCGGTATATGTCCTGGAAATCATGATGTTAGCTTTAGTGAAGGTCTCTCTCATGATACTTTATCTGCGCTTCAAAAGTTGCATGAAAATATGCATCAAAAAAAGGAAGAAATACCACTTGATAATAATGGTGATGGTGGCAAAGATATTGAAATAAAAAAGGAGGATAATGTAAATAAACTAAGTGGTGAAGAATGGGATTTGTTAGTTTCAACAGAGCTTGGAGAAGATTCCAAAAACAACTATCGCCAACATTTTAAAAATATCTATAATATTGAGCCAAATAAATATCTATCAATGGGTAGAAAGTATTTGGTTAAAAACCAACGATCTGTTGAGATATGCTACTTAAACAGTAATCTTTTGCAACAACATCGATTGGCCTTTCAGGGGCAAGGTTTTATAGGTATTGAGCAACTTAAAGATGCAGAAGAAAAAATGGGTTGGAAAGGTGTTCCTAAAATGATGGGAACAGTAAGATTAGTTGTATTGCATCATAACCTATTTGCGGTAAATTATTTTTCCACTCCTACTATGGGGATGCCCGGTGGGATTGTGTATGATGCGGAAGCGGTAGTTCAATGGTGTTTTAAAAATAGAGTAAATGTTATTTTACATGGACATACCCATGAAAGGAGTATGACTAAACTTACCCGTAAATGTGAAGGTGGAGGTGAGTATAGTGTATGGGTGGTTGGGTTAGGTAGCACTGGTGTTGTTAGCTCTCATTTGGTTAACTCTAAATATAATGAAATGGCTACCTTTGATTTCAATCATGAAGAAATAAAACTAAATATATACCATGTTTCTGAGTCGGAAATAACTTTTGATAAAGAAATTATTTTGGATTGA